One genomic window of Arvicola amphibius chromosome 4, mArvAmp1.2, whole genome shotgun sequence includes the following:
- the Tnfrsf17 gene encoding tumor necrosis factor receptor superfamily member 17: MAQQCFHSEYFDSLLHACKPCHLRCSNPPVPCQPYCNPSMTSSMKGIHIVLWTFLGLTLTVSLALFTLTFLLRKMNSEALKDKLQNPGSVLPDKANSDLMKSRADDVRIPPRSLEYTVEECTCEDCAKSNPKVDSDHFPLPAMEEGATILVTTKTSDYGKNMPTALESVTGMEKPVHSRE; encoded by the exons ATGGCTCAGCAGTGCTTCCACAGTGAATATTTTGACAGTCTGCTGCATGCTTGCAAACCTTGCCACCTTCGATGTTCCAACCCTCCTGTACCCTGTCAGCCTTACTGTAATCCAA GCATGACCAGCTCGATGAAAGGGATACATATTGTTCTCTGGACCTTCTTGGGCTTGACCTTGACTGTTTCTCTGGCACTTTTTACACTCACATTCTTGCTGAGGAAGATGAACTCTGAAGCACTGAAGGACAAACTTCAAAACCCAG GATCCGTTCTGCCGGACAAGGCCAATTCTGACCTGATGAAAAGCAGGGCTGATGATGTAAGGATTCCCCCCCGAAGCCTGGAGTATACGGTGGAAGAATGCACCTGTGAGGACTGTGCCAAGAGCAACCCGAAGGTTGATTCTGACCACTTCCCACTTCCAGCCATGGAGGAGGGTGCAACCATTCTTGTCACCACGAAAACAAGTGACTATGGCAAGAATATGCCAACTGCTTTGGAAAGTGTCACAGGGATGGAGAAACCAGTTCATTCTAGAGAATAA